GTGCTGATGTTGGCTTAGAAACGGGGTGAAGCTCTACAAAATGCAATACTTTGGCAGGAGAAAAAGGCCAACATGCTAGGAAGAACcatcatttatttagaaaagtAGGCTGCTCTATGCCAATCCATTAGGGGTTTTGTCCATACAGGTTCAAGATAAATGAAATGgagtgaaacaaaaaaaatatgctgtCTAAATTCATCAAATCTTTTGTGTTTGGTTGGTGTTCACCTTTTCCCAAGGGAAAAACATAGTTCTGTTTTCTCTGGATAATCCTTCAGGCCCTAGGTTTGCAAGAGctcttaattaaaattattgaaaGTATCTTCGCTTCACAGACACGTGCTACGTCCTGTCATTCTCCATCATTATGCTCAATACCAGCCTGCACAACCCCAATGTGAAGGACAAGCCCACGGTTGAGAGATTCATCTCTATGAACCGCGGCATCAACGAAGGTGGTGATCTGCCCGAGGAGCTGCTCAAGGTGAGCCTCATGGAGTAACAATGATAAAAAGCAAGAAATGTGAATGTGAGCTAACTTTTCTCTAATTTTCATGCAGAACTTATACGAAAGCATAAAAAACGAGCCCTTCAAAATCCCTGAAGATGATGGCAATGATCTGACCCACACATTCTTCAATCCAGACAGAGAAGGGTGGCTGCTGAAGCTGGGCAAGTCAACTCATGTTGTCTCGAATAAGGGCTCAtggaagctgttttttttttttgttttttttttacaagtataGAAGTTTACGGTAATGTGATGTAGGCTTAAACAGGCAAAAcagtttgtaaaacattttgtaaatctGGTGGAACGCATTCTCTCATGAACAACACACTACTGGGAGTGAAGCATGTTCAGCTGAGAGAGAGTCACAGCTTGCCTGCAGCTGCTGGATTCTCTGAGGACATCCATTGACTTGTCTCACTTTTCCCACTTCCGCTTTTTACTTCACTCATATTAAGTGCCACTTTTACTCCAGTGAAACCAAATCCTGCTTTTTTATCCCACTGCTAAATTACACTCtggtgcagttttttttttctgagctgAAGGCTCCCGGTCACTGAGTTACTAAGAGGCAGACTCTTTTACCtattgtaaaaaattttatgtttaacatACTTTATTAAGGATGTGCATATTATTAAGATCATCTGTGTAAATCTCTTTACGACAAACAGCATGTTACAAACAATATATGACATAAATTATAAAgtttataatgtatttacaaTTAACCAATTTTTGCTAAAGAAATTCCTTAAATTAACTTAACAGATAATTATCAAAAACATAGACTAGTACAGTAGTACCACTATTACTCCTGCATATTATATTAATAGGTAGTCACGTGTCTTCCTTGTGCATTCGATGGGACTATAGTAATCTTATATGTTATTAGTGGTGATGTGCAGTCAAAGGTttagacacaagtttggatttacaACAAGTCCAAgtgctggtcactggccctccaggactggatttggagacccctgttCTAGAACAATGCTGgaattttttcaaaactgtaaaaaaaatacatatggaATTATATCATtaagtaacaaaaacaacagtcagttttTAATGTAAACATGATGGTCAGCTCTTCTGGAATAGtgcttgcaagaacagtattgtcaagcgCATTTCCGAaaccattaagcaccatgataaaactgtgtCTAATACCGGAAAAGCAAGAGCAAACCTTACCTCTGCTGCGGagaagaagtttatttagagtcaccagcctcaaaaatcaccagttAACTAACAGCACCCCAGATTataggctttacagagcataagcagCGAAAATATCTCCATATCAACTGTTCacaggagattattgcatattttggatgccttcagcattgtttcacagtgtagaaagaaataaaagtccgGAAATACCTTGGAAtttgaaggtgtgtccaaactttggaATGgtaatgtatgtactgtatagtgagGATTTTCTCATTGTTGTTTTTATCCTCTCACAGGAGGACGAGTGAAGACGTGGAAAAGGAGATGGTTCATTCTGACAGATAACTGCTTGTATTACTTTGAATATACAACAGTAAGTAAAGCTACACAAATGGTAGTGAatacaaacataataataaagagaaaattgggataaaattaatattaaagagATCTCAGTTGTGTTTTTTAGATTTACCAGCTTTTAGATAGTTCTCATGTTTCAACTGTTTTATATCTCAATAAATGGCCTAGGATGACAATACATCTTCGATATGGAATTAATGATTTCATATTGATTCATTGAATACTTTCATTGAATACTTTCGGGAGGTTTTTAATCTGGTAAATTGATTATTTCCATGGTTTAGACCTGGCATCTTTCACAATGggtgttattcatttaaatacagTTAGAATTCTTAAAACCAAATGTCAAATTTTTGTACAGaatttttaatggtaaaatgtatgttttttaaaattgtactaattaaatgttttaatcaaattgcccaatttaattaataaattatttatgcgGCACATTCTTATATATGAACTCTTACAGTAACTCTTATGCACGAATGAATTTGCCTCGATTTGCTGCCTTTGACAACTAATCAACTAATAAGAGTGCAcaataaaacaagtttaaagCCCACTAACAGTAGTAATGAGCTGGCAATCCTAAAGCAATCAGCCCCCtgctgcatgttctcctcagCGACAGGAAATTTTCTTCCAATGTCGAGATCCAGATTTAGCTCCCAAGCAAACAATAGCAGCTTCTTCTGCAGGCGGTTTCTTCACTGTCTTAATCCGTCTGCCATATAACCTTGCTTGTGTCTTCCAGGACAAAGAGCCTCGAGGGATCATTCCACTGGAGAACCTTAGCATAAGAGAGGTGGACGAGCCAAGAAAACCAGTAAGCACTGCTAGTAGTGATCGTGGCATGCAGGAAAATGATTCCAGaatgatattttaaaatgtaatgcttaGATTCTGTTATCTTTTAGAACTGCTTTGAGCTCTACAACCCAAATCATAAAGGTCAGGTGATCAAGGCGTGTAAAACAGAGGCAGACGGCAGGGTTGTAGAGGGGAATCATGTGGTGTACAGAATATCAGCCCCTACTCCAGAGGAGAAAGAGGAGTGGATCAAATCTATCAGGTAGGGTGCATCTAACTGCCTCTAACAACTGGGTAGTTTTGGTAGTTGATCTCCCATGTTTTCTTGCACGTTTTCACATTCCTATCTCGGTGATGATCCTGCTAAAGGAAGCCCGCAGCCTAGTTCCAGAAGGTactggtgtgtaaaataactaaGCCACAATCTGGGACTGATAAGTATAACAGAGGATGACAGGCCAGCTTTTGGAGATAGTGTAATTTCCAATGGATAAAACAGAGAGCAAAGCTATTCAAGTTGgttttgtcactttttttcCTGTGGAAACTAAAATGCATCCTGTGTCACATAAAGTATTCATGGCAAAGGTTTGTTTAGTGGACACTTTGTTTAGTGGAACTTTTATAGACACAGTAGATCTGAATCTGCCTATGGGTATCAAGGTCCCTTTGCCTCAGTtgttacagagtgtgtgacTGCGTCCCATGTGCACACAGACTGTTTGTGCAATAAACGCTGTATCAGCATGTAGTGGGGACCTGCTGGGAACCCTGGGCCATTCTCCCTCTTTAACCCCTTCAGAACCAATAAGGAGAACGTGACTTTGTCTATTGTCAGTAGTGGATAAAAACGCTACACTAAGCTACTGCGCTGTATTTCCCCATACGTATAACAAGGATTTTCTATATTCATCAGTCCCTTATGTTTTACAGGGCCAGCATCAGCAGGGACCCTTTCTATGAGATGCTGGCGAGCAGAAAGCGGCGTGTTGCACTTCAGAAATGACAGCAGGATGACCTCTTTCAGCGTGCTGATCACTAATAGACAGTCTATTGTCTGCTCATCTACAGGGGAGCATATTAAATCGATACAGAACCTAAAGGAGGTTAGCTGCAAGGCACAGAGACCTCGACACTGAGCATCAAAGCTGCTCAGCAGGAAAACACTTAATGTTGCTTTATATTGTAGTGTGGTAATCGGCAGAAAAAGCTGCAGAACTCCACATTTGTTTGCAGGGAAATGGACAAAATGGACGTTTGGTTGTAGTGCCACTCTTAAACGTGGAAACATTTTTACGATAGCCCTGATAGTTCCAGAGTTCCTCTCACACTATATGTCCATCATAATATACACTGAGGCTACTGAGCAAAATCAGTACcacactgccctctagtggtccACAGCAGTTATGACCACACATTCTTACTAATATTCTGTAGAAAAATTGGCTTATTTCTCTTTTATGATGATTATGATCTTATTGACACCAATTTACCTCAGAATTAACTGGTCAGCATTGGGAGGGCTTTCAAGGAGTGAATTAATTattctattatttaaaataatttcatgatctcagatgtataatgtgaTCAAAATCAGCAGGACTGATTGAGTTTTGCAATActactatacattttttttaactggtttATGTCATATAGGAAAATGAAGTTTCTGTTTTGTCTGTAATGCCTTAAGTGTTTTTGTAGTGAAACTCAGTCTTTATTTACtggttttaattataataaactatttattttacccCGAATGTCTCAGGACCAGTTAACTCTGGCTTCCTTCTTAATTACagtaagtatacagtatacccGTAACtggaataaagaaaatgtagaaTTGTGTTGGTCCTTCTGTAAAAGAAATGCAGCTATGTTTTTGccttaacaaatttaaataggCTATGCCAGTTatgagtatttaaataaaaagtggtAATTTGTCAAGTTCTATGATTTCACTTTGAGAAGTTATATTAGGGAAAAAGCTTAGTAAACAATGCttacaatgaataaataaatcaattaactAAATATAACACCAGAACACTAAACGTTAATATGGCTACTGTGAAATGAATGTCTAGTGTGTGACATTCAATAACTGATATCTAACATTTGAAAGAATTTTCCAAAATGCCACTATTAAATGTTTCACAGCAAAGacagacaaaacttttttttttttaggtttttatcCAAAAGGTGAGAATAGAGCTCACCCTGTACAAAGCCAAACACTCAACCAACCCTCACATACATGTCCATTCATTCCAACAAAAATCTGTAAACATACTgagaaaatattacaattgtAGACATTAAGGCCTATTCCCTCTCGATTAATATAGAATGCACAACATAGATTTTTTTGACATGCTACAGTAAATGTAGGATTTGAATATaaccatttttacttttttttttttctgtcaaagAAGGGAAATATTTTAGAACATGGCCTACATTATGCTGAGTGGTTTTTCTAAAAGAAGTGTTGATACTGAACTCCTGATACAGGATTGCAAACAAATAACTGATAGTACAGTTGAACTTAAATTCACagtatttttaaaaggaaaataaaggttaaaaacatacacacaaaataatcCACAGCCATACATTATATAATGCAATGTATATTTTTGAAGGAAATTGTGAAAGTCGGTATAATGCCATTAGATGGATTCTGCAGATCTcaagtttaaaagaaattacaaaaaaaatggggAAGTAGGCAAGAAAATGTCAAGTGTGTCCAGGTTAACTGTGTATAAGTGCGCAcaaagcactaaaaaaaaaatctgtcccgTTGAGATTTTAAACAGAAACGTGAAAACGGTGACATCATAGCTTGCAGCCGGGAAACAGTCTTTCCACTTTTATGCAGCATTTTAGTTCACTTTTTCATCATTCCCAGGTAGATGTCCTTAAAGGGAGAATGTGTATCATCTTCACAAGTGAGAAAGTCCTGAGTCTATGTCTGAGCAGCAATTGTGATGTTAAAGCTCCAGGCTTCTTATTCCGgtgtaagtgtatatatattaattaatattcttttttttgtacatttttcattgagatttttttcaaagttcAGCTGTAcagcatggtaaaaaaaatccttaatcctaaaaaaatttttaaagcatttttgttgcaagaaaaatacagtatgtcttctCTGAATAAAGCACCTTTACAATGTCCAAATAGAAGAGACCAAGACTGGATTAACCCTTCACATGCAATGTTTCTTTCCACTCAAAATCTGAAACCTCTACTCAAAATTTGAAATGTACTTAGATTTGAACGTCTTCTCATGACCATTTTCAACACAAATTGTCACCTGACTGGAGTTGTTTATATGACAGCAGTTGGAGAAGAACTGGAGAAAGATTTTGACCTCATTCACGGTTCAGGTCAGACTTGCAGCGACAGATCTTTATGGCCTCGCTGATTCTTCTTGGTAAGTCGCTTTCTTCTCTCACTAGAACTTTTACATCCTTTGTGGAGAAGTTGTGGCCACTAGCTCTGTGATCGCAGAGGATGTTTCCCATCTGTGTGTTCCCGGAAACATGGCACCCAGAGTTAACTGTAAGACCAAGTACGTCAGAGAAATGGTGAGGACCTTGTGCGCCAGGTTCCTGGAATTTCAGCGATCATAAGAACACTCGAGACCTACAGGCCACGACTTCTCCACAGAGGATGTTCTAGTAAGAAAAGAATTCACCACTTCAAGCTCGGCCAGAACCGTAAGATCTTCCACCATTTCTTCTCCAACTATTGTCATATAACCAACTTTGATCAATGAATTTTAAATCTTAGATTttgagtagaaaaaaaaaaaaaaaaaacattccatgtTACACCTTTACAATATTTAGAAAGTGTAGTTTTTCCTTGTCCTCCGATACCTTAAGgagtaaaagataaaaaaaaaaacataagtatttataattaaatgtaaagtaaCAAGATCTTAATTTATTCCTCCAATATTCAGACActgctaaatatttattttattatgatatTACGATCAATATCTCACCTTAGGTGTGGGGCAGGCCTCCAAAATTCACTGTTTTTCGTGGGAAAAACAAAGTGTTGCTTTAGTTTGTTTGTCTGACATTGTAAgagtaagtaaattaaaaaacatgcaGTAATTCCCAAAGAACAACATGCAATTCACTTACATCTGTATGGCAGAGGGCCCGTCATGGCAGGTTCTCCTCCACATAAGACTATCTTCCTGCTGTTATTTGAAGAAGTATGGTTCAGGTCTCTATATTTGTCCTGTGCATCAATTTCTTTATGACAGAATCCTTGGACATATCCACTGTAATGGTTTATGCCATTATCTGTAGCATGTAAACAAGAGAGGTTCAGTATCTATGAAAATTCTACATCAAACCAAATAGTCATTacaaaaacacttattttgcatACCTGACTGGCTACTGAGCTGGTGCTCAGTGCATGGCCGCTTGGCGTGGTGAGGAGAAACGCCTCGATCGGAGCTGCACTGACGCTTATGGCTCCTCCTCTCCTCGCCATTCCTGCCTTTGCAATCATGTTTGTCTGAGCTGAGGGTGGACCGCCTTTCTCTGTGATGTCTGTCATCCTCCTCGTCATgcctcctcttcttttttttattctttttgtgtCGACTTGAGCTGCTGTCCCCATGCTTGTCAGACACTTCCCTTTCAGAACTCCTGCAGAATGTAGACGATATCAGTTACAGAAacttaaaacttatttaaaataggGAAAGTTCTTTGTGTTGCAAAGCATAgagaatagaagaaaaaaaacatttatttacctgtgcttatctttatttttctttttagattttttgtatttcttcacCCTGCACTCTTCCGATGTGCTGTCTTCACCTGATAAACTGCGTTGTCTGGTGCCACGCCGGGGTGAGGGGCTGATGGAACGTGGCGATTGGGGTTTTGCTCTATTGCTGCTCTGCTCGCCATTGTAGGGCCACCTGTCACGACTGTCATCGCGTGTGCGGTGCCAGCCTGGCTCTTTATAATAGTTACTTGAAGAACGGTGTGAGGTCTGGTATCTCCGGTCATGTTCCCTCTCCCGCGGCCATTCCTCTCTGCCTCTTTTGTAGTGATGGTCACGCCGGTGGTACACATAGCTGTTCCAGTGTCGAGTTGGTGATTTATCTCTGTGGCGACTGCGGGAACGCTCCTTGCGTGGATAATGTTCCCTCTCTGGCCGGTGACCGTACCTAGAACGTTCTTTGCTCCTGGCATTGAACTCTCTGTAGTTCCGATGGTTCTTATAGTCTCTATCTCTGTCCTTTGTGGTAGTAGACCCATGTGCCTGTTTTAAATCTCGGTCATGCTCTTGGTGCTCATTTGATCTTTGTCTTTCCCAAGAGCTGGGTTTGTCTGACTGACGTATTTTTATGTCTTCTTTGCCGTTTGAGCCGTTCACGGTCTCCGCCTTCATCTTAGGTCCGTTTGGTAATGGGGGTTCGTCATTCACTTGCTTGGTGAGGCTGTGATTGCTCAGTGTGGACTCTGTCGTAGTCTTCACTTGACTCGATGCCTCTGTTAAGGTTGCCTGAATACCAGGTGTTGTTACTTCTGCTGGCTTAGCCAGTGTCTGGGTGTCTGCACCAGGTGTAGGTGTGGGAGCCGGGTGTGAAATGTGCTGAGTGAGTGAATTAGCTTGTTCTGTCGAGGCTGATGAGGAGAGGAGGCTCTCGGGCTTGGAgctggaaaaagaaaatgaaacttgcaatggttattattttattatgtaacaTGCAAACGTAGAGTCGAtgaagataaatagataaatagtgCAGAGGAAAAGTTACTTTGATACCTTAATACACTCTGGGAGTCCAAACTGTTAGTGTCGCTTATGGAAGATTCAGAGTCGGTACTGTCtgatgcctaaaaaaacaatgaaaagatGTTAATAGCCAATAATGTATTTCACtgtaacaaatgttttatatatatatatatatatatatatatatatatatatatatatatatattaaaaaaaacagagaaagcactattatttgtaaaatcaaaaacatgtgtacatttaaaaacaatatattatttTCAATAGAACGGTAAACTATCAATGGCAAGCAGCCTAAAACCCCTTTCACGCAGCCTGTTCAAGGCGAT
The DNA window shown above is from Clarias gariepinus isolate MV-2021 ecotype Netherlands chromosome 14, CGAR_prim_01v2, whole genome shotgun sequence and carries:
- the cyth3a gene encoding cytohesin-3, with protein sequence MDEDSRVPEDLSPAERDELSNIRRRKKELLDDIERLKFEIAEVMTEIEHLTCIGETKTTQRNKQMAIGRKKFNMDPKKGILFLLDNDLLQHTPEDIAQFLYKGEGLNKTVIGDYLGERDDFNISVLQAFVELHEFADLNLVQALRQFLWSFRLPGEAQKIDRMMEAFATRYCLCNPGVFQSSDTCYVLSFSIIMLNTSLHNPNVKDKPTVERFISMNRGINEGGDLPEELLKNLYESIKNEPFKIPEDDGNDLTHTFFNPDREGWLLKLGGRVKTWKRRWFILTDNCLYYFEYTTDKEPRGIIPLENLSIREVDEPRKPNCFELYNPNHKGQVIKACKTEADGRVVEGNHVVYRISAPTPEEKEEWIKSIRASISRDPFYEMLASRKRRVALQK